Genomic window (Oryza sativa Japonica Group chromosome 3, ASM3414082v1):
aaatttgaattcaaatattttatatatatagcatttctatacgtctaaagtttatagacccaaagtttataagtcaaaagtttacatacccgtttcaaatttaaatttaaattcaatttttttatatatagtatttctatacatattttttttctaactttgtttatttatttattttaaatttatggtgtagtaggaagagaagaaggggaggaggaaggggggggggggagagagtaTAGGGGGGATGGGGATAGCCACACCCCCTAAAACCTCCACTTCGATTGTGTTGTGGGCCGTAGATCAATCTTTCCGGAGAGAGGCGCAATAGACATGGTATAAAAAAGCCCATCAAAAAGAGAACCTTTTTACTAACACATTTTGAAGTGCTAAATTTTGTTGAATAAGTACCAGTACTCCATTAACGTAAACAAAAAAACATATCTCCAGGCACCTCCCCATGGATTCGGGTTTAAATTCAATCCTCAGAAGTATTCAACTGTGAATTATACGCCATTAATTCAAGATGAATGACAGCAAACAGAACAACATGAAAACTGGTCAATAAAAGATCTTTCCTTCCTTTATCTTTATATTTCcaccaaaaaaattacaagactATATCATGAAACGTTCCTGAACAAATTTACCGATGACCAAACCTATAGCAAATGCCAGCATAATAACAATGCTATAAAAAACACTATCTGCCATCGGAGGGACTGCCAGTCAGTAGTATTCCACATTCTAAAGATTGCtagtactacttttttttatctcatctGAAGGCAAATCAAagccaaaaaagaaacaaaaacaaaaaccatGGCTGGCTCTGTTGACACTAGGTTACCAAACGCCTTGTATTCCTGGACGTTGTGGACTTCACCTCCTCCGGGTTGAGTGACCCAGGGCTCTCCGACGTGTCCGAGCTACTGTTCTCGCTGGCGTTTGTTTTCCCGGACCAGAGCTTGCTCAGGATCTTCTTGGGCATGAGCGATCCCTTGGACTTGCTGGAGCTCTTGTCGTCACAGCTCTTGTTGTTGATGTCGCTGCTGCCACtgctcctctcgctgcccccgCTGTTGTTGGCCAGCCTCAGTGAACTGAACGAGTTGATGTCGCTGGAGGTCGGGACCCCGGTCCCGTCCTCCTCGGTTGTCGTGGTGGCCGCTGACCTGGAGCTGCCATAGGAGTTTCCATTCTCTCTGGGGAGTAGTGAGTGTACAGCAGAGGTGAGCTCTGCTGCGGCATCGGTCCGCCCCGAAGCGGCTGATGCCCGAATTTGCTCAAAGAAGAGAACCTGCACAACCACACGCAGAGGAAGGCGCTCGTTCTGCACGGCGTGCAGGCACGCATCCTGGGACAGTTTCTTGCAATCCATCAATCTGCATAATGCTTTCTTTTCGCTCTTTGATAGGCTGGGGTGCTCCTGTAAGCATAGTAAAGATGTCTAAGTTTATACgtccaacaaaaaaaatgagtaCTAAGCGTAGAGATTTCGTAAATGTATATTACCTTGAGATACATGTCAATGGCACGATATAGACCATCGTGATTTTTGCGGGATGCAGGGGGCACCATTTCAGCAATTGCGATGAACTTTGAAAGGGGAAGATTGGTGTCTTTAGCAATCTCAGCAAGATACCCATCAATAAGATTTGCAACAGCCAGATTTGAGGTGCTGGAAACAGGAGTAAGGTTCTCAACCTCCACAATCTCATCATCATCTTGAAATTTCATCTTGCCAGTATCACTTTGTCGCGAAACAAACTCCTCCACTATTGCAATGATCAGGTTTACATTATATAACGTGTTTTCGCTAGTGTTTGCCGGTATAAGGAGGTCCGAAACAGAAGCACCATCCAATTGTGTGCCTATTCTCTTGATCAAGATATCATGACAAGACTCCCCAGCCTCCAGCAAGCATGCAGCTTTGAGAAGCTTAAGAAGAAAACCACATGACACGGAGCCTTTCTCAGTGGGAAGCAGAAATATGATGGTTTcaagcacggcacggcgttTAGTGCAATCAACTCCATTGCTCACAGCGTCTTCTAGGGAACCCAGCAGCCTGCGGTATGCATAGGCTCTCAGCGCCTCACCAATCACTATAGGCGATGTTCTTCCCTTTGCTTTTATCATCATGATCACCCGCTTGTACAAATCCATCTCGAGATCACAAAGGTCCTCAACCCACCAGTCCTTAGGGACTATCAATTGCTTCCTGACACCATTCCAATGAGAATCGTGGCCATTCTCTGATGGCAGTTTCTTTCTGTTGTATGTGTATGACCACTCGACCTCTGATGGATCAATTAATGCCTTCGATGCAATTGAGTCAATGCAATGGTTGATTACTTTCAAATTTTCAGACCAAGGTAGCAATGACTTTGTGCTCTGCAGTACTATGATTGAATCCTTCCAGGCACGAAATATGCTTGATGTCAAGAAGACATCAATTTTGTAAATGAGGTTTCCTTTCTCAATGGTTTCAAACATTTCTAGATACTCAGCTGCACAGCGAGCAGCAAGAACGTTATACGCATTGAGTGTTACAATCATTCCATAGCAGAACTTAGCACAGATTTCAAATGCTGAAGGTCCACCAGGGATGTCAGAAATATCCAACTCTTCATTGCCTTCCACATTGCTTGAAGCAGCTAATCTTTGCAGGCAGGAACTCTTTGACAAAAGAGGAAACTGCAAAATAATAAGCCAACTATGTAAATATCTTTCTACTCTTCAACATAAAGTATCTTACTTAGTAGTTTAACATAAAACGTCGTGCAGTAGATGAGAATAGTTGCCAGGCTAACTCTATTCAATTATATTGGATACAAGACATGTAAACAGTTTCTTCAAACTGGCTAAAAGATACTAAATAAGAGTAATGGATACTTCAAACTTCAAGCATATCCAGGGGTCAATACATGCATTATACATGAAAGTTTTTTATTCAAGAGGACTCAGGAAATAATAACCATTATGCTTAAAGAAGGATATCCTGAAAATTGCGCTATTCAAAATGAAAAGAATATCATGCCCATTtgattaatagaaaaaataataaaggaTTACAGTCATAAATATAGCATATGCCTTCCAGATTAGCAGTGCTGAAGAGTCTAGTTattcatatataaaaattatactaTTTCAAGTACTAACTTCTGTTACAGCCTTAGAAAGATTTTAGCAGTCAGTTAACAATTCTATCAAAAATTAGTACAACATAGGAAGATTTTAGCAGTCAGTTAACAATTCTATAAAAAATTAGTACAACATAGGAACTGTTTAGTCACTATGGTTCAAACAATCTTTGAATACTAATGTGATACCTTGTGAAGACAAAACTTGACATCTCCTATGGAAATAACAATGTCTGTTGCCAGTTCCGTTGCAACAAACCTGAAAAAAATGTTACCGCTTCACAAATTAGCATTAAAGCTGCGCAGAAGAAATTGAGGAGAAGAACAATACACATGAGAATGAGACAAAGAAAACGCACACATTGATTCACTAAATAAAACGAATACTATACAATAACGCTCATTAGCAATCATCATTAATAGTTTACTTGATCTGAATGTATCTTGACAAAAATAACAAACCAAATTTTGAACAGCCACACAGCCCCATATATTACCCTTCCCTCCTAGCAGTGCGTGCTATTATTTGATCAACAATACATATCATGGTATGAAAGCTCCTGTGCATGTGCATCCTAAAAGGAGGACTGTTAAAGGTGACAGACAGTACACGGAGATTTCGGAAGGTTCAACAAAATCACACAATGTCTGAAAGTGGCATTGTTCATAAAGTGGATCCAGAATAATTGTAGACAAAGATGGTCACAAACATGGGAAGATAAAAGTCTAGTCTTGTCTTATAGACAACAAAGATATTATGATTTTAAGATAATTTCACACAATCCAAAATACAAGTAATGCAGAGCAGAAATGACATGACAAAACCAAATCCCCACCCACCGAATCAGCTAAAAGTGAGATGACAGATCATTGGCCTAAGTAAAGTGCTACAATCAAAGTTAGGAAAAGGTGAGAGAAAAGCAACTTCACAACTAGTAGCAGTGTGTATGACAGGCAATCAGGGCATAACTAACTGAACTAATAAGTGATCCTAGAACAAATATGTAAACAACAGTTTTGACACATCAAAGCAAGAAATAAAATTGAGCTCCAAGAATTTAATTAACATGATGGACCACAATGTCACAAACCAATCCATTCATCTAAAAAGTGAATGCTAAACAAATTAAGGAAGCCAACTCCTATCAGCAAATGCACACATGCACTCAAAGTACAGAAGAACCGAAAGAACATATGCTGCTATCAATAGGAAAGGATGAATTGACATACGATACAAATATGATTAATTAGATGGATAACTATCTGTAAGCCATCATAAGATGCACTACGTAGTAGGCTAGAAAGCCAGCATCGTGGAGAATGTTATCTGAGAACCAAACCCAAAACATAGTGTAAATGTATTACAATTGATTGGCACTGTTACATATAAAATTGTGAAAGCTATGAAACTTGGATTAATAATATAACTTTAAAATgatgaaataataaaaaatatcacagggaataaattcaaaatcaaaatcaGCAATTGTTGTTTGTCGATAATAAATGAAGCAAGTAGTTCTGAAAATTTGTAGCAGCAATTATTAATTGTTTATAATTATTGGAAGTTCATGCAAACTCCTAAACTTTG
Coding sequences:
- the LOC4333431 gene encoding BTB/POZ domain-containing protein NPY3, which gives rise to MKHMKLGSKPDLFQTEGGNIRFVATELATDIVISIGDVKFCLHKFPLLSKSSCLQRLAASSNVEGNEELDISDIPGGPSAFEICAKFCYGMIVTLNAYNVLAARCAAEYLEMFETIEKGNLIYKIDVFLTSSIFRAWKDSIIVLQSTKSLLPWSENLKVINHCIDSIASKALIDPSEVEWSYTYNRKKLPSENGHDSHWNGVRKQLIVPKDWWVEDLCDLEMDLYKRVIMMIKAKGRTSPIVIGEALRAYAYRRLLGSLEDAVSNGVDCTKRRAVLETIIFLLPTEKGSVSCGFLLKLLKAACLLEAGESCHDILIKRIGTQLDGASVSDLLIPANTSENTLYNVNLIIAIVEEFVSRQSDTGKMKFQDDDEIVEVENLTPVSSTSNLAVANLIDGYLAEIAKDTNLPLSKFIAIAEMVPPASRKNHDGLYRAIDMYLKEHPSLSKSEKKALCRLMDCKKLSQDACLHAVQNERLPLRVVVQVLFFEQIRASAASGRTDAAAELTSAVHSLLPRENGNSYGSSRSAATTTTEEDGTGVPTSSDINSFSSLRLANNSGGSERSSGSSDINNKSCDDKSSSKSKGSLMPKKILSKLWSGKTNASENSSSDTSESPGSLNPEEVKSTTSRNTRRLVT